In Bacteroidia bacterium, a genomic segment contains:
- a CDS encoding SusD/RagB family nutrient-binding outer membrane lipoprotein has translation MKKLLLVSLIWIAGIFSSCGFLDGNKPGDKLPFDPEAYFLDAMVSNVEVQVGHLQRISALWSGQLVGYTGSYRLLYDYKITSEETNDAWLAAYPGAITLLREVRNNMQDNLLHIGIAKVMEAYIMGTLASIFGDVPYSDILRPNVINPKFDDQLIVYDAIQDLLDEAIADLEVAQSQVLDYDIYYKGDAGKWAEAAATLKARFFLQAKDYSNAYSSALNGISSAENSMKFYPALITGTAQQNKFYEALAGQYAGQIGTDNSFLMELLASGRNHSKTNEASRRTYLAIDAVFSANNKGVSAPQEPQGLVTYEENLLILAETAARLQGLSQGLVYLNELRSFLDSGLAFKKLNQTDAMVYEPFSEDDFIVGGIENPDGINAVRAFLREVIEERYVSGFGSYTAFDDARRLRKEDQDIDVPFLLNTPTATDYPERFVIPYDEQSNNVNAPDDPGIYEKTAVNR, from the coding sequence ATGAAAAAGCTTTTGTTAGTTTCTCTGATCTGGATTGCCGGTATTTTTTCCTCCTGTGGATTTTTAGATGGTAATAAGCCGGGTGATAAATTGCCGTTTGACCCAGAGGCGTATTTTCTCGACGCTATGGTTTCCAATGTAGAAGTGCAGGTGGGCCACTTGCAGCGAATTTCGGCCCTTTGGAGTGGGCAACTTGTTGGTTATACCGGCAGCTATCGTTTATTATATGACTATAAAATTACTTCAGAAGAGACCAATGATGCGTGGCTGGCTGCGTATCCGGGTGCCATAACCTTGTTGCGCGAAGTGCGAAATAATATGCAGGATAATCTGCTGCACATAGGAATTGCCAAAGTCATGGAAGCGTATATTATGGGCACCCTGGCTTCGATTTTTGGTGATGTTCCCTATTCTGATATTCTTCGGCCAAACGTGATCAATCCTAAATTTGATGATCAGTTGATTGTATATGATGCCATTCAGGATTTGCTGGACGAAGCAATTGCCGATCTGGAAGTTGCTCAATCACAAGTACTTGATTATGATATCTATTATAAGGGTGATGCCGGAAAATGGGCAGAAGCCGCCGCCACTTTAAAGGCCCGTTTTTTTCTGCAGGCAAAAGATTATTCTAATGCCTACTCATCGGCTTTAAATGGTATTTCTTCTGCCGAAAATTCGATGAAGTTTTATCCGGCATTGATTACGGGTACCGCCCAGCAAAATAAGTTTTATGAAGCACTCGCCGGCCAATACGCCGGCCAAATAGGTACAGATAATAGTTTTCTGATGGAGCTCCTTGCCTCAGGTAGAAATCATAGCAAAACCAATGAAGCCTCGCGGCGAACCTATTTGGCAATTGATGCTGTTTTTTCCGCCAATAACAAAGGTGTATCCGCACCTCAGGAGCCACAGGGACTCGTAACCTATGAGGAAAATCTGCTGATCCTCGCAGAAACTGCTGCCCGCTTGCAAGGGTTGTCACAAGGCCTGGTGTATTTAAATGAACTGCGCAGTTTCCTCGATAGCGGACTGGCGTTTAAAAAACTTAACCAGACAGATGCAATGGTTTATGAGCCATTTTCAGAAGATGACTTTATCGTTGGGGGGATAGAAAATCCCGATGGCATAAATGCCGTAAGAGCTTTTCTTCGCGAAGTAATAGAAGAACGGTATGTATCTGGTTTTGGGTCTTACACGGCATTTGATGACGCGAGGAGGCTTAGAAAAGAAGACCAGGATATCGATGTGCCCTTTTTGCTTAATACCCCCACGGCTACAGATTATCCAGAACGCTTTGTGATCCCTTATGATGAACAGTCCAATAATGTCAACGCGCCCGACGATCCGGGCATATATGAAAAGACTGCTGTAAATCGATAG
- a CDS encoding kelch repeat-containing protein — translation MNRIFFLALFSCFLYAIGQTQNAPVLQYQSIPDFFQVPPDGNIIQPTGVAVNSHGHIFIFNKGNLQLEEFDAQGSFVRSIGKGLFKDPHGLRIDKNDNIWTTDLDAHVVLKLSPEGRVLMVLGQNGTSGLYDSLRNRVLFFKPADIAFAPNGDLYIADGYGNSRMVRLDKNGNLIRAWGVKGGGKGDFDNPHNVVIPSNNRVYVADRNNRRIQVFNLNGDFIAEWKNLGKPWGLTLSPDNHIYMTDGDVEKILKLDLEGNIKGIINCGPGTQIGQMHAAHGITSDSHGALYVTEVLNWRVQKFVPVPGMSGKWEQMRTINSPKERSENGFVEVDGKFFLLGGRNILRMDIYNPATQTWTTGANLPQEIHHFQPVNYHGEIYILGALTGPYPGEKPIADIYIYNPQTNQWRIGGKIPPNRLRGAAGVTVYQDKIYIVAGIQNGHIDGHVNWVDEFDPKTGKWRKLPDAPHTRDHFQVVVVDGKMYTAGGRNSSQKTGQSFELTIGAMDIFDFATEKWTTATTQIPTQRAGSSSLSINGKLVVLCGESGSQEAGHREVEVYDPRTETWSKWPEMNQGRHGTGAIYYQGTIYVAAGSGNRGGGPELDRLDYYPVPQ, via the coding sequence ATGAACCGAATATTTTTTCTGGCCCTCTTTTCCTGCTTTCTGTATGCTATTGGGCAAACGCAGAACGCCCCTGTTTTACAATATCAATCCATCCCTGACTTTTTCCAGGTTCCCCCAGACGGTAACATCATTCAGCCTACCGGTGTTGCGGTCAATTCTCACGGGCATATATTCATTTTCAATAAAGGAAATCTTCAACTTGAAGAATTCGACGCACAAGGCAGCTTTGTAAGGTCTATTGGCAAGGGGCTGTTCAAAGATCCCCACGGACTCAGGATCGATAAAAATGACAATATCTGGACGACCGATCTCGATGCCCATGTTGTACTTAAACTCAGCCCGGAAGGAAGGGTACTGATGGTACTGGGGCAAAACGGAACTAGCGGACTTTACGATTCTCTTCGCAATCGCGTACTGTTTTTCAAACCCGCCGATATTGCCTTTGCCCCCAACGGAGACTTATATATCGCCGACGGGTATGGCAACAGCCGTATGGTCAGACTCGACAAAAACGGAAACCTCATTCGCGCCTGGGGAGTCAAAGGCGGAGGAAAAGGCGATTTTGACAACCCACACAACGTGGTCATTCCCTCCAATAACCGGGTATATGTTGCGGACAGAAATAACCGGCGGATTCAGGTGTTTAACCTCAATGGCGATTTTATCGCAGAATGGAAAAACCTGGGCAAACCCTGGGGGCTGACACTTTCTCCGGACAATCATATTTACATGACAGACGGAGATGTGGAAAAAATTCTGAAGCTAGATCTGGAAGGCAATATTAAAGGTATCATCAACTGTGGACCGGGAACCCAGATCGGTCAAATGCATGCAGCACATGGCATAACATCCGATTCACATGGCGCTTTATATGTAACCGAAGTGCTCAACTGGCGGGTACAAAAGTTTGTACCCGTACCGGGCATGTCCGGCAAATGGGAACAAATGCGCACGATCAATTCCCCCAAAGAGCGCAGTGAAAACGGTTTTGTAGAAGTGGATGGAAAGTTTTTTCTTCTGGGCGGGCGAAACATCCTCCGGATGGATATCTATAACCCGGCCACCCAAACCTGGACCACAGGTGCCAATCTGCCACAGGAAATCCACCACTTTCAGCCGGTAAACTATCATGGGGAAATTTATATTCTCGGCGCCCTCACCGGGCCTTACCCTGGAGAAAAACCCATCGCGGATATTTACATTTATAACCCCCAAACCAATCAATGGCGGATAGGAGGAAAAATCCCCCCCAACCGACTCCGGGGAGCTGCGGGAGTAACGGTCTATCAGGACAAAATTTATATAGTTGCTGGGATTCAAAATGGTCACATAGACGGGCATGTCAACTGGGTAGATGAATTTGATCCGAAAACCGGAAAATGGCGAAAACTGCCAGATGCACCTCATACCAGAGACCATTTTCAGGTTGTTGTAGTTGATGGAAAAATGTACACCGCAGGAGGCCGAAACTCCTCACAAAAGACTGGTCAGTCCTTCGAACTCACCATCGGAGCCATGGATATCTTCGATTTTGCAACAGAAAAATGGACGACAGCAACTACGCAAATCCCTACCCAGCGTGCCGGGAGCAGTAGCCTGAGTATAAACGGAAAACTTGTGGTACTTTGTGGTGAAAGCGGAAGCCAGGAAGCTGGACACCGGGAGGTGGAAGTATATGATCCGCGAACCGAAACCTGGAGCAAATGGCCGGAAATGAACCAGGGTCGGCATGGGACAGGGGCAATCTATTATCAGGGCACTATTTATGTGGCAGCAGGTAGCGGAAATCGCGGAGGAGGCCCTGAACTGGATCGGCTGGATTACTATCCGGTGCCCCAATAA